In Microbacterium sp. zg-Y818, the genomic window CGCTTCTGGATGCCGTGCACTTCGTCAACGCGCTCGCTTTGGCGCGCCCGCGACGGGCACTGGCGCGGATCTACCGCGCGGCGCTGTTCGCTGCGGTGCGGGGCAGGATGGGTCCCATGCCTGCCCCTCTGCGAACCCTGGCGGCCACGGTTCGCTGGGATGCGCCGCTCATGTCGGAGGGTGACCGGTGAGCGCCCGCCCGCTCGTGGGAGTGCTCGGTCGCATCAGCGGATTCTCCCTCTCGGTCGGGGCTGGCAGCCTGCTGGGCATCCTCGCGCTGCCGGTGCTCATGGTGGCCCTCGGCCCCGAGACCTGGGGCATCCTCGTGGTGGTGCAGACGGTGGGGCAGCTCGGCGGGGTCCTCGTCGCCTTCGGATGGGGTGCGACGGGAGCGGCGATGGTCGCCTCCGCCCCCGAGGCCGACCGGCCGAACCTGTACCGGGAATCCCTGCGCGTCCGGCTGCAGCTCTACGCCGCTGCGGTGCCGCTGGCTGCAGTCGTGCTGCTGCTGCTGACGCGCGGCGACGTGGTCACTTCGCTCCTCGGCGCTGTCGTGTATCTGCTGCCGTATCTGGGCGCGACCTGGTTCTTCACCGGCCAGGCGCGTCCGCTGCGCCTGTTCCTCTGCGACACCGTGCCGACGATGGCGGGAACGATCGTGGGAGTGGGAGCGGCGCTGCTCACCGGTCAGCTCTGGGCTTTCCTGGTCGGGCAGGGTCTCGGCTTCCTCGTCGCCGTCTCGATCGACGCGGTGGTCGCCGGGCGGGGTGCCACGCCGCAGCCCCAGCGCCGACCGCTGCGGCTGGTCCTCGGCGAGCAGCGTCACGCCGTGGTGGCCACCGCCACGAGCACCCTGTACGTGAGCCTGCCGATCGTCGCGGTGCAGGTGTTCCTTCCCGCCCTGGTGCCGCTGTACGGCATGGCCGACCGGCTCTTCAAGTACAGCTCCATCGCCTTCCTGCCCATCCAGCAGTTCTTCCAGGGGTGGGTGCCCGACCCCGACGCCGACCTCGCACGTCGAGCCAAGGCGGCCGCGCTGGCCTCCGCCGTCATCGCCCTGATCGGGGGAGGGCTCATCGCGGGATTGTCCCCGCTGGCATCGGTGCTGCTTTCCGCCGGGAAGCTGGAGGTGCCGTGGCAGCTCTCGCTCCCGCTGGGCGTGGCCTTCGTCGGTGTCGGCGTGTCGGCCGTCGTCGGCTATGCCTGCCTGGTGGCGGTGGGCCGCGTACGCTCCCTGGCAGTCTCGACGCTCATCGGGGCGGGCGTGGGCGCTCCGATGATCCTCGTTTTCGCTGCGAGCGGCTCGGTCTCACTGGTGGCATGGTCCGTGGCGGTCTCGGAGCTGTGCGTTGCGGGGTACCAGGTGTCCGTGCTGTGGCGCGAGCTGCGGATGCGCGGAGGGGGACGGGGATGACCGCTGCGAGGGTCAGCGTCTGCATGGCGACTTACAACGGGTCGGCCTACGTCCGTGAGCAGCTCGAATCGATCCTGTGGGAGCTCGAACCACAGGACGAGGTGATCATCGTCGACGACGCCTCCCGTGACGACACCGCCGCGATCATCAGAGCCATCGACGACGACCGCATCCGCCTTCAGGTGCGGGAGAGCAACGTCGGCTATGTTCGGGCCTTCGAGCAGGCCATGGCCGGCGCGCGGGGCGATGTGATCATGCTCTCCGACCAGGACGACGTGTGGATTCCCGGGCGCCGCGCGGCGTTCGTCGAGGCGCTGCGGGGAGCGGGCGTCGCGGCATCCAACCTCGTCCTGCTGGGTTCCGACGCGCCTCTGCCCTCGCCGATCCGGCGGGTGCCCTGGCGGCTGTCGTCGCGGCGGTCGCGTCAGCGGGTGCGCAATGAGCTGCGGATCCTCGCGGGGATCGCGCCCTACTTCGGGTGCGCGATGGCTGTCCGGCGCGACATGCTCCCGCGGGTGCTGCCCTTCCCATCGTTTCTCGTCGAATCGCACGACCTGTGGCTGGCGACGTTCGCCAACGCGCACGGCCTGCTCGTGCACATCGACCAGCCCACGATCCGTCGCCGGCTGCACGCGGAGAACACCTCACCGTCACGGCCGCGGGGGATCGCTGCGGTGCTGCGCGCCCGGCTCATGCTCGCCCGTGCCTGGATGGCCGCACTCGGCCGCTGAGCGGGGGAGCCGTCAGCGGAGGATGTGGCGCAGCGCGGCACTGCGACCAGCCGGCGATCCTTCGCGCAGCACGCGCGGGAGTTCGGTCAGCGCATGCAATCGGGAGAGCAGGCGCGCCCGGGCCGCTCGCGCGGTGGTCGACCAGCCCGCGCCCGCAGCCCGGGCCGCCACCTCTGCGTAGAAGCGCCGCTCGTCGTCGAAGCGGCGGCCGCTGAGCAGTGAGGTCTGTGAGGCGCTCGCGCGGTGCCGGCGGTAACGGAACACCGGGGCTCCGGTCGCCACGAGTGTGGCGCCGTCGAACACGAGGTCGAGCAGGATGGCGAGGTCGAGGATGATGGGCAGGTCGTCGCGGAAATCGTGTCGCGCGATGGCCTCGCGGCGAAAGACCAGTGAAGGCCAGTAAAGCCAATTGCCACGGACGAGGCTCGTGGCCAGGCGCTCGCCCTGCAGTTCGACGTCGCCGTGGTCGGTGCGCGGGGCGATGGCGTGCTTGATCCGGTCGGCCAGCGGCCGGTACGGGGTGCCTTCCGCGTCGATCACGACCACGCCGGGCTGGATGATGTCCGCGCCGGGGTGTCGGGCGATCACCTCGTGCACGTGCGCGACGTAGCCGGGCTCGAGCAGGTCGTCGCTGCCCAGCACCGTGAGGTATTCGGCCTGTGACTGGCGGACGCTGGCGCGGAAGTTCGCCACGATGCCGGCGTTCTCCTCGCGGCGGACATACCGGATGCGGTCGTCTCGCACCCCGGCGAAGAAGTCGGCCACGCGCGGGTCGGGGTACCCGTCATCGAGAACCGTGAGCCGCCAGCGGGGGTCGGTCTGCGCACGCACCGAATCGACGGTGCGGAAAAGCAGGTCCGGGTCGCCCCAGTAGGGAAGCATGAGATCGATCATCATCGCCTCCAGCTTAGGAACATTGCATTGATCAGGCGCCCAGCGGCCGCCGGATAGGCTGGGTTGGTCTCTCTGTGGCACCGCGAAATCGAACGAAAGCGTCTTTTATGGATCTCCTCATCGTCGGCTCGGGCTTCTTCGGTCTCACGGTCGCAGAGCGGGCGGCTGCGGCCGGCCGCAAGGTCACGGTGATCGATCGTCGCCACCACATCGGCGGCAACGCCTACAGCGAGGACGAGGCCACCACCGGCATCGAGGTTCACCGTTACGGCGCGCACCTGTTCCACACCTCCAACCCGACAGTGTGGGAGTACGTCAACCGCTTCACGGATTTCACGCGCTACGTGCATCGGGTCTACGCCAACCACGCCGGCGTCGTGTACCCGCTTCCGATCAACCTCGGGACCATCAACCAGTTCTTCCAGGCGGCCTACAGCCCCGATGAGGCGCGGGCCCTCGTGCACGAGCAGGCGGGGGAGTTCGACCCGCAGACCGCGCAGAACCTCGAAGAGCGGGCCATCGGGCTGATCGGGCGTCCCCTGTACGAGGCCTTCATCCGCGACTACACGGCGAAGCAGTGGCAGACCGATCCGAAGGACTTGCCTGCCGAGGTGATCAGCCGCCTGCCTGTGCGTTACACGTACGACAACCGCTACTTCAACGACACCTGGGAGGGGCTCCCGGTTGAGGGCTACACCCGGTGGCTCGAGCGGATGGCCGACCATCCCAACATCGAGGTCAAGCTGGGCGTCGACTACTTCGACCCCGCGCAGCCGCTGAACAAAGCGGCCACTGTGGGGCAGCTGCCGATCGTCTACACCGGCCCCGTCGACCGCTACTTCGACTACGTCGAGGGCGAGCTCTCATGGCGCACGCTCGATTTCGAAGAGGAAGTGCTCGACATCGGTGACTTCCAGGGCACCCCGGTGATGAACTACGCCGATGCGGACATCCCGTACACGCGCATCCACGAGTTCAAGCACTTTCACCCGGAACGGGCCGAGCGCTACCCGACGGACAAGACGGTGATCATGCGGGAGTACTCCCGCTTCGCCACCCGTGAGGACGAGCCGTACTACCCGGTGAACACCGCGGCCGACAGGGCGGGCCTGCTGGCGTACCGCGAGCTGGCCAAGGGTGAGCGCGACGTGCACTTCGGCGGACGCCTGGGCACCTACCAGTACCTCGACATGCACATGGCGATCGGTGCCGCGCTGTCCATGTGGAACAACCGACTGTCCTGAACGAGAGCTGAGCCGAAGGATCGTTTCGTCGTGCACCCACTCATCAATCGCCTGAAGCCCTTCCTGCGACGCGCGCGGGGGACTCGCGGGCTGCGAGCCGCGGCGACACTGGCTGCGCGTCCCTACCTTCCCACCGCGCGCGGCGTGGACATGGTGGTCGGCGAGTACTACGGCATGCTCGTCGGGCGCACCTTCGCCTCCCAGGAGGAGGCCGCCCGACACTACTTCAGCACGGGATGGAAGCTCGGGGTCATTCCCAACCCCCTCATCGATCTACCCGCCGTACGGTTCTCTATCTTCGCCTCGCTGCGCCTGCGCAACGCGCTGGCGCAGGCAGCGATGATCGGTGAGTGCTCCACAGCGCTGCCGCTGAGCCGGCTCGCCGACGCGCTCGCGCTCGCCGCCAGGTATCCGCGTCTCCCAGACCGCCGAGGTGGCTGGCCGGTCGCTCTCATGCGGTTGTCGCACCTCGAGCGTGAGCGCCTGCCGATGCTCATCGGCGCCCGTCGCCTGG contains:
- a CDS encoding glycosyltransferase; translation: MTAARVSVCMATYNGSAYVREQLESILWELEPQDEVIIVDDASRDDTAAIIRAIDDDRIRLQVRESNVGYVRAFEQAMAGARGDVIMLSDQDDVWIPGRRAAFVEALRGAGVAASNLVLLGSDAPLPSPIRRVPWRLSSRRSRQRVRNELRILAGIAPYFGCAMAVRRDMLPRVLPFPSFLVESHDLWLATFANAHGLLVHIDQPTIRRRLHAENTSPSRPRGIAAVLRARLMLARAWMAALGR
- a CDS encoding glycosyltransferase codes for the protein MMIDLMLPYWGDPDLLFRTVDSVRAQTDPRWRLTVLDDGYPDPRVADFFAGVRDDRIRYVRREENAGIVANFRASVRQSQAEYLTVLGSDDLLEPGYVAHVHEVIARHPGADIIQPGVVVIDAEGTPYRPLADRIKHAIAPRTDHGDVELQGERLATSLVRGNWLYWPSLVFRREAIARHDFRDDLPIILDLAILLDLVFDGATLVATGAPVFRYRRHRASASQTSLLSGRRFDDERRFYAEVAARAAGAGWSTTARAARARLLSRLHALTELPRVLREGSPAGRSAALRHILR
- the glf gene encoding UDP-galactopyranose mutase, with protein sequence MDLLIVGSGFFGLTVAERAAAAGRKVTVIDRRHHIGGNAYSEDEATTGIEVHRYGAHLFHTSNPTVWEYVNRFTDFTRYVHRVYANHAGVVYPLPINLGTINQFFQAAYSPDEARALVHEQAGEFDPQTAQNLEERAIGLIGRPLYEAFIRDYTAKQWQTDPKDLPAEVISRLPVRYTYDNRYFNDTWEGLPVEGYTRWLERMADHPNIEVKLGVDYFDPAQPLNKAATVGQLPIVYTGPVDRYFDYVEGELSWRTLDFEEEVLDIGDFQGTPVMNYADADIPYTRIHEFKHFHPERAERYPTDKTVIMREYSRFATREDEPYYPVNTAADRAGLLAYRELAKGERDVHFGGRLGTYQYLDMHMAIGAALSMWNNRLS